The Nitrospinota bacterium region AGGTTGAGGAAAGTGAGCGGTTATAAACACCTGCCAGAACTGCGTGAGATCATGAAACGGGCTCTGGCGGGGAAGATAATGGTGAAAGCGGCGTGACGGTCATGCCGGGAGTTTCAACTAAAAAAGGGATTGACTCCCCTTTCCCCCCATCTTTTTTCATTGCCCATCGCAAAATTCCGTTCCAGAATAAGGCGTATCGCATTTTGCGGCGCAAACTATTCTGATGCCGGAGAATCGTGCAATGGACAATCGCGGATTGCCTTTCAAGCGGATCGCCGGGGCTTTTCTGCTGGCAACAACGATTGCTGTTTCACTTCCACTTACCGCCTCGGCGGAGAATTGCAACGACGGGCATGACGATTGCGGATGGCTTTCCGTGGAACGCCGCCGCGAGCAGTTCCCCAAGAATTTCGCGTATTTCCTATATCCGATAGCGGGCAGCATACCGGGGCTGGGCACGGCGTCGGGCGCCGGGGCCACAATGGCCAACATCATGGAGTCCAACGTGGACTTCACCGGATTTTACGTGGACGGCGAGTTCACGGCCACGGGCGTGGCCGTGACGGACATACATCTTATGCCGGAGTTCCTTGTGGGCAACCTGGGGTCTTACACATACAAAGTGTCCCCCATGATTTTCCGGCGGGGGATGGACTCGAGCAAGGACGATTACATACTCCCGTTCTGGGAGGGGTATTCGAACGTGGGGCAGCTGGCGCTCACTTTCGCGCAGCGCAGATATGAATTTTATGTCCGGTTCATGAATTCCTCCGGCCAGCTTTCAAAGATGCTCGATAAGGACCATAACGAGTTTTCCAATATAGACAAAAGCACCCACACGGAAAACGCCCTGAACATCGGTTTTAGCATGGACATGACCGACGATGTGCAGGACCCGCGCCGGGGCCTTCGCGTTGAAGGAGTGCGCCGGTCCACTTTCGAGCGGCAGTACATGCTAAGCCAGTTCGACGTGTATGACCTTAACCTCACAGGCTACCTGCCGGTGGGGCAGGCGAGCACATGGGTGTTCAACGCGTTCTATTCCACCGCGGAGAAAGTCGGCTCCGCGACGACCGACAGGGAGGAGCTGAGAAGCGCCATAGGGTTGAACTGCGGGTCAATCACCGATCCCGGCCAGAAAACGCAGTGCGAGGCCACGGAAAACCAGTACCTGGACGACCGGGTGGCGTACAACAGCTACGGCATGTCCACGTTCCTTGGCGGAACGCAACGGCTGCGGGCTTATCCGAACGGCAGGTATTTCGCCGGCAAGAGCGTGTTTTATGGGACGGAGTTCCGCTATAACATCACAGAAGAGCGCACATTGATGGACTGGATTTTCCTGCGTGGACTGCGGACGAACCTGCAACTGGCCTTTTTCGGCGAGCTTGGCGGCGTGGCCGACAGCGACGGGGAGCTTCACAACCGCATGCGCCCGGCATACGGCGCGGGATTCCGGGCGCTCTTCTCCGGCGTGACGATACGGTTTGACGTGGGCTTCGGCGACGAGGGGGTGCAGACGCAACTATTCCTGGATTACCCGTGGAGCGTGTTCTCGATAGACAGGCAGGGGTAGGATCAACCTCCTATCGGCAGGTGGCGCACCCTGAATCTTGATTCCTCGACAATTACGACGGAACCTTTTCCGAGCGTATCCCCCGATTTTTCGAGCAACGTGGACAACCTGCTTATAACATGCCCCGCCCTTGCGTTTCTTAACCTGAATACGATTACGCTGACCGTGTTATTTCCCGATAGGGCGGCTATTTCGCCGAAATCGAGGTCGAAGGTCAAAACAATCCGCTTTTCTGAATGGGCTTTTGCGAAAATCAATTCGTCGGTGAGACATTGGAGATTTTGTTCGGTCAGGTGAACGGCGTCCTGCCCGTTTTCACGCAACCATCTTACGACCACAAGGCTCACACCCATGTCCGCTAGAAATCGCATGGAGCCTCTCAGGAAGCGTGGATTTCTTCTTCTGTCAGCCAGGCGGCATATTCAACCGCCTGTTGAATGTCTTCCTTCACAAGGTCGGGATACCCATCAAGAATCTCCTCGTATGAGGCTCCGTGGGCAATTTGACGGACAATGACTGAAACCGGGATTCTCATTCCCCTGATACATGCCCGGCCACCCATTATCTCGGGATTGAACGTGATCCGATCGAACATGGACATGTCTCCCATTTGCCTTGAACATATTGTACAGCAAATGGAGGGCGAAAGGTGATACGTCCCCTATCCCCTTTGCGCCGCCACATAAAATCCTATCGCCGCCGCCGCCGAAACGTTCAGCGAGCCTATCTTCCCCCGCATCGGTATTTTCGCCGCGTAATCGCAACGCTTGAGCACCAGCGGCCGCACACCCGTCCCTTCGCCTCCCAGGACCACGGCCAGCGGCCCATCCGGCGCCTTTGTGAAATCTCCCGGCGCGTCCTCTTCCAGCGCAACGCAGGCGAAGCCTTCGTCGCGCAGTCTTCTTATTGTCTCGGCGATGTTGGTGACCATGCAAAGGTTCATCCGTTCCCCCGCGCCGGCCGAAGCTTTCGCGGCGATGGGGGTGTAGGCCGCCGCCCTGTCCGACGGGAATATCACACCGGAAAGCCCGAACGCCTCCGCCGACCTTATTATCGCCCCAAGATTTCGCGGGTCCATCACGCTGTCCAACACGGCCAGAGTGGGAAGTGGCGATGCGAGGCATCGTTTTATCAGTTCGTCCAGCCCGACGTACGGTGGAGGGGTGACCACCGCCGCGATCCCCTGATGTCCTTCGGCCCCGGCCACGCGGGCCACCTCGTCCATCGAAACGAAGTCCAGCTTGATGTGGCGCTGCTCCGCGGCCTCTATTACATTCTGGACCGGGCCACCTTTGCGGTGACCTTCCTTTACGATGATGCGGATGAACTTGCGCCGCCCGGCCTTTAAAGCTTCGGTGACGGGATTGACCCCGAAAATGGTCTCCCGGTTGCGCTCCCGCTCATGTTCCCGGTGATGCTTATGTCCCATCGGTCAGTCGAACTTCGCGGTCCACACCGTGCCCTGGGGTGTGTCCTGCAACAGTATCCCCTTGGCGGCCAGCTCGTCACGTATCATGTCGGAGTAGGCGAAGTTTTTCGAGGCGCGCGCCTCGGTCCTTTTAACTATCAGGGACTCAACCTCATTCTCTGTAAGCCCGGCTTCCGAAAGCCTGGCCGCCTTTGCCGATTCCATGAAACTTGTCGGCTCGCACTGGAAGAGCCCCAGTGTCCCGCCCAACTCCCTTATCCCCGCCGCGCCGCACAGGATGTCGTTTTTCGTCTTCGCGAAATCGGGCGATGT contains the following coding sequences:
- a CDS encoding DUF5615 family PIN-like protein, producing MRFLADMGVSLVVVRWLRENGQDAVHLTEQNLQCLTDELIFAKAHSEKRIVLTFDLDFGEIAALSGNNTVSVIVFRLRNARAGHVISRLSTLLEKSGDTLGKGSVVIVEESRFRVRHLPIGG
- a CDS encoding DUF433 domain-containing protein, encoding MSMFDRITFNPEIMGGRACIRGMRIPVSVIVRQIAHGASYEEILDGYPDLVKEDIQQAVEYAAWLTEEEIHAS
- the rlmB gene encoding 23S rRNA (guanosine(2251)-2'-O)-methyltransferase RlmB codes for the protein MGHKHHREHERERNRETIFGVNPVTEALKAGRRKFIRIIVKEGHRKGGPVQNVIEAAEQRHIKLDFVSMDEVARVAGAEGHQGIAAVVTPPPYVGLDELIKRCLASPLPTLAVLDSVMDPRNLGAIIRSAEAFGLSGVIFPSDRAAAYTPIAAKASAGAGERMNLCMVTNIAETIRRLRDEGFACVALEEDAPGDFTKAPDGPLAVVLGGEGTGVRPLVLKRCDYAAKIPMRGKIGSLNVSAAAAIGFYVAAQRG